One part of the Marinobacter sp. M3C genome encodes these proteins:
- the ybeY gene encoding rRNA maturation RNase YbeY produces the protein MNIVTLDLQLASDAANIPPEDLLLQWSQLAWLGDEPTEVTIRIVNESEMQALNCQYRGKDKPTNVLSFPFEAPAGINIPLAGDLVICAPVVAQEAREQYKDTHAHWAHMVIHGMLHLQSYDHIDDNEAEEMEDLEIRLLSQIGIANPYDHAEVTEKDS, from the coding sequence GTGAACATCGTCACACTGGACTTACAGTTAGCCAGCGACGCGGCGAACATCCCGCCAGAAGACCTACTGCTGCAATGGTCGCAGTTGGCCTGGCTAGGCGATGAGCCAACCGAAGTGACCATTCGTATCGTGAATGAATCTGAAATGCAGGCACTGAATTGTCAATACCGCGGAAAAGACAAACCGACGAATGTCTTATCTTTTCCATTTGAAGCACCTGCCGGTATAAACATCCCATTAGCGGGTGATCTGGTTATTTGTGCCCCAGTAGTTGCACAAGAAGCCCGGGAGCAGTACAAAGACACTCACGCCCATTGGGCGCACATGGTTATTCACGGCATGCTGCATCTGCAGAGCTACGACCACATCGACGATAACGAGGCAGAGGAAATGGAAGACCTCGAAATACGTCTGCTGTCGCAGATCGGCATTGCCAATCCTTACGACCACGCAGAGGTAACCGAAAAAGACTCATGA
- a CDS encoding PhoH family protein, producing MDTNDSRQFDLYPIDQRRLTTLCGQFDENLKQVERRLQVSISRRGHHFRVQGATENVAAATEVVRHMYRETEATEDLTPDTVHLYIRETGFERLPEEVPFDGAVTIIKTPKLTAKPRGANQQRYVHNIRTHDINFGIGPAGTGKTWLAVACAVEALKDEQVKRILLVRPAVEAGEKLGFLPGDLAQKVDPYLRPLYDALYEMLGFEHVTRLIEKSVIEIAPLAFMRGRTLNNSFIILDESQNTTREQMKMFLTRIGFGSTAVITGDTTQIDLPRGQNSGLIHAATVLNNVAGISFIHFESKDVVRHPLVQRIVEAYGAINDGNDRNDGNEQ from the coding sequence TTGGACACCAACGATTCCAGACAATTTGATTTGTACCCGATTGATCAGCGCCGTTTAACGACCCTTTGTGGCCAGTTTGATGAAAACCTGAAACAGGTTGAGCGTCGCCTTCAGGTTTCGATCAGCCGCCGCGGGCATCACTTTCGCGTTCAGGGTGCGACCGAAAATGTGGCAGCCGCCACTGAGGTCGTGCGGCATATGTATCGGGAAACAGAAGCGACCGAGGATCTGACGCCAGACACCGTGCATCTGTATATTCGTGAAACCGGGTTTGAACGGTTGCCCGAAGAGGTACCGTTTGACGGTGCCGTAACCATTATCAAAACCCCGAAGCTCACCGCCAAACCCCGTGGTGCCAACCAGCAACGATATGTACACAATATTCGCACCCACGACATAAACTTTGGCATTGGGCCAGCGGGTACGGGTAAAACCTGGCTAGCAGTGGCCTGTGCGGTGGAAGCATTAAAAGACGAGCAAGTTAAACGCATTCTGCTGGTGCGCCCGGCGGTAGAAGCCGGTGAAAAACTCGGTTTCCTGCCCGGCGACCTGGCGCAGAAGGTCGACCCATATCTGCGCCCGCTGTACGACGCTCTCTACGAGATGCTGGGTTTTGAACACGTAACGCGTCTGATTGAAAAAAGCGTGATCGAGATTGCACCGCTGGCGTTCATGCGCGGGCGCACACTGAACAACTCGTTCATCATTCTGGACGAAAGCCAGAACACCACTCGCGAGCAGATGAAGATGTTCCTGACCCGCATCGGCTTTGGTTCGACCGCGGTGATTACCGGGGACACCACTCAAATTGACCTGCCCCGCGGACAGAACTCAGGACTAATTCACGCAGCTACGGTACTCAATAACGTTGCCGGGATAAGTTTTATTCATTTTGAATCCAAAGACGTGGTTCGCCACCCGCTGGTTCAGCGTATCGTTGAAGCCTACGGTGCTATTAACGATGGCAACGATCGCAACGACGGCAACGAGCAGTGA